Proteins from a single region of Leptotrichia hongkongensis:
- a CDS encoding aminopeptidase, whose product MTKENLWKNYTDEQKKVIFDFAEDYKKYLDSAKTEREFVDLTEKELKKNGFVNINEKSELKKGDKIYFNNRNKNIIAVIVGNDIKSGINMIVSHVDSPRLDLKPNPIMEEEEFALLNTHYYGGIKKYQWAATPLALHGVVFLKNGEKVTLSIGEKDDEPVFSMPDILPHLSYNVQDERKARDVIKGEELKLLFGNMPLDDENVNKKIKQFVLDKLKKDYGIEEDDFFTAELEVVPAGKLRDVGLDKSMIGGYGQDDRICAYTSLRALFDIKETEKTVMIYLTDKEEIGSEGSTSLKSTLPEYVVGKMLLLTEKNYNDQILRETLWNSKALSSDVTAALNPVFKSVHDPENAARLSYGLAFAKYTGSRGKAMANDADAEFIQEIRQIFDKNEIKYQSGGFGKVDEGGGGTVAKFLAYYGIRTIDAGPALLSMHSLFEISSKADLYETYRAYKVFFELN is encoded by the coding sequence ATGACAAAAGAAAATTTGTGGAAAAATTATACAGACGAGCAAAAGAAAGTAATTTTTGACTTTGCTGAAGATTATAAAAAATATTTGGATTCTGCCAAAACTGAGAGAGAATTTGTGGATTTAACAGAAAAGGAACTTAAAAAAAATGGCTTTGTCAATATTAATGAAAAAAGTGAATTGAAAAAAGGGGATAAAATTTATTTTAACAATAGAAATAAAAACATCATTGCAGTAATTGTTGGAAATGATATAAAAAGCGGGATTAATATGATTGTTTCTCACGTAGATTCTCCAAGACTGGATTTAAAGCCAAATCCGATAATGGAAGAAGAAGAATTTGCACTACTAAATACGCATTATTATGGTGGAATTAAAAAATATCAATGGGCTGCAACTCCGCTTGCATTGCATGGTGTTGTTTTCTTAAAAAATGGAGAAAAAGTAACACTTTCTATTGGAGAAAAAGATGACGAGCCTGTATTCAGTATGCCTGATATATTGCCGCATTTGTCTTACAATGTGCAGGATGAAAGAAAGGCAAGAGATGTTATTAAAGGTGAAGAACTGAAATTATTATTTGGAAATATGCCTTTAGATGATGAAAATGTAAATAAAAAAATAAAGCAGTTTGTGCTTGATAAGTTGAAAAAAGATTATGGAATAGAAGAAGATGATTTCTTTACAGCAGAGCTGGAAGTTGTGCCAGCTGGGAAATTGCGGGATGTGGGGCTTGATAAGAGCATGATTGGAGGATATGGTCAAGATGACAGAATTTGTGCATATACTTCGCTTAGAGCCTTGTTTGATATTAAGGAAACTGAGAAAACTGTCATGATTTATCTGACAGATAAAGAAGAAATTGGAAGTGAAGGTTCTACGAGCTTGAAGTCAACATTACCTGAATATGTTGTTGGGAAAATGCTGTTACTTACAGAAAAAAATTATAATGATCAGATATTGAGGGAAACTTTGTGGAACTCAAAAGCATTGTCATCAGATGTTACAGCTGCGTTAAATCCTGTATTTAAGTCTGTACATGATCCAGAAAATGCAGCAAGACTGTCTTACGGACTGGCGTTTGCAAAATATACTGGAAGCCGTGGAAAAGCTATGGCAAACGATGCTGATGCAGAATTTATTCAGGAAATAAGACAAATATTTGACAAAAATGAGATTAAATATCAGTCGGGTGGCTTTGGGAAAGTAGATGAAGGTGGTGGAGGAACAGTTGCTAAGTTCTTGGCTTACTACGGAATCAGAACGATAGATGCAGGGCCTGCACTTTTATCAATGCACTCTTTATTTGAAATCTCGTCAAAAGCAGATTTGTATGAAACATACAGAGCATATAAAGTATTTTTTGAGCTAAATTAG
- a CDS encoding glucose-6-phosphate isomerase, producing MKLNFNYQFAKNFFNENELKQIKPYVELANEVLTSKSGAGNDFLGWVDLPENYDKDEFARIKKVAEKIKNDSEVLVVIGIGGSYLGAKAAIEFLSHSFYNNLPKDKRKTPEIYFAGTNMSGVYLQHLIEVVGDRDFSVNVISKSGTTTEPAIAFRVFKKMLEEKYGKEEAAKRIYATTDKEKGALKTLATAEGYETFVVPDNVGGRFSVLTAVGLLPIAAAGINIDELMAGAKDAMNDFANKNMDENQALQYAAVRNILHRKGKDLELMVNYEPRVHYLAEWWKQLFGESEGKDGKGLYPTSADFSADLHSLGQYIQEGKRLFFETVVSIGKPEVEFVIESDKDNLDGLNFIAGKTLDYVNKKATDGVILAHIDGDVPNLGVNIPEATPYHLGYTFYFFEKACGVSGYLLGVNPFDQPGVEAYKKNMFALLGKPGYEEAGKELEKKLNEVK from the coding sequence ATGAAATTGAATTTTAATTATCAATTTGCAAAAAATTTTTTTAATGAAAATGAATTGAAACAGATTAAACCGTATGTAGAATTGGCAAATGAAGTACTGACTTCAAAAAGTGGAGCAGGAAATGATTTTTTAGGATGGGTTGACTTACCTGAAAACTATGATAAAGATGAATTTGCTAGAATAAAAAAAGTGGCTGAAAAAATTAAAAATGATTCAGAAGTCTTAGTTGTAATTGGAATTGGAGGATCGTATTTAGGGGCAAAGGCTGCAATTGAGTTTTTATCACACAGCTTTTACAATAACTTGCCAAAAGATAAAAGAAAAACTCCAGAAATCTACTTTGCAGGGACAAATATGAGCGGTGTTTATTTACAACATTTAATTGAAGTTGTTGGAGATAGGGATTTTTCAGTAAATGTAATTTCAAAATCTGGAACTACAACTGAGCCTGCGATTGCATTCAGAGTGTTCAAAAAAATGCTGGAAGAAAAATATGGAAAAGAAGAAGCTGCAAAAAGAATATATGCTACAACAGACAAGGAAAAAGGAGCATTAAAGACACTTGCTACAGCTGAAGGATATGAAACTTTTGTTGTACCTGATAATGTTGGAGGAAGATTTTCTGTATTGACTGCAGTAGGACTTTTACCAATCGCGGCGGCTGGAATTAACATTGATGAATTGATGGCTGGAGCAAAAGATGCGATGAATGACTTTGCAAATAAAAATATGGACGAAAATCAGGCTTTACAATATGCGGCTGTGAGAAATATTTTACATAGAAAAGGAAAAGACTTGGAATTAATGGTAAATTATGAGCCAAGAGTTCATTATTTGGCAGAATGGTGGAAACAATTATTTGGAGAATCTGAAGGAAAAGATGGAAAAGGATTGTATCCAACTTCGGCAGATTTTTCAGCAGACTTGCATTCACTGGGTCAATATATTCAGGAAGGAAAAAGATTATTCTTTGAAACAGTAGTTTCTATTGGAAAACCAGAAGTGGAATTTGTCATTGAAAGTGATAAAGATAACCTTGACGGACTAAACTTTATTGCTGGAAAAACATTGGATTATGTAAATAAAAAAGCAACTGATGGAGTAATTTTGGCACATATTGATGGAGATGTACCTAACTTAGGCGTAAACATTCCTGAAGCCACTCCTTATCATTTAGGATATACGTTCTATTTCTTTGAAAAAGCATGTGGAGTAAGTGGATACCTTTTAGGTGTAAATCCATTTGATCAGCCAGGAGTGGAAGCATATAAGAAAAATATGTTTGCGTTATTAGGAAAACCTGGATATGAAGAAGCTGGAAAAGAATTGGAAAAAAAATTGAACGAAGTTAAATAA
- the nagA gene encoding N-acetylglucosamine-6-phosphate deacetylase, with product MIIKNAKIFDGEKFIEEDTVVLEGKFIKKVTDFSLIDEKELENQELVDAKGMVLSPGFIDLQINGCGGVLFNDDISQKTLEIMNETNKRYGCTSFLPTLITSPDEKIEKALNLMNEIKDKEEIGVLGLHIEGPYISVEKKGIHRPEYIRVLSDEMIEKIANAGPEATKIITIAPEKAKVEHLEILKKAGINIAVGHTNATYKECMEKKDYFNCATHLYNAMRALDSREPGVVGFLFNNDTTNCGIIVDGLHMDFASVEIAKKILKDRLYLVTDAVSPAGTDNMTEFMFEGNRVLYKDGKCVSPEGTLGGSALVMIDGVKNLVEKVHVSLEEALRMATSYPAEAVAVDEKYGFIKEGYVADLTYFDDKFNVKGTVSKGNLTKYE from the coding sequence ATGATTATAAAAAATGCAAAGATATTTGATGGAGAAAAGTTTATTGAGGAAGACACCGTTGTTTTGGAAGGAAAATTTATAAAGAAAGTAACGGATTTTTCATTGATTGATGAAAAAGAATTAGAAAATCAGGAATTGGTTGATGCCAAAGGGATGGTTTTGTCGCCAGGATTTATTGACTTGCAGATTAATGGATGTGGAGGAGTGTTATTTAATGATGATATTTCGCAAAAGACACTTGAGATAATGAATGAAACTAATAAGAGATACGGATGTACTTCGTTTTTGCCAACACTTATAACTTCTCCAGATGAGAAAATAGAAAAAGCTCTAAATCTTATGAATGAAATAAAAGATAAGGAAGAAATTGGAGTTTTGGGGCTTCACATAGAAGGACCTTATATAAGTGTAGAGAAAAAAGGAATTCATCGTCCTGAATATATAAGGGTTTTATCTGATGAAATGATAGAAAAAATAGCAAATGCAGGACCTGAAGCTACAAAAATAATAACAATTGCACCTGAAAAGGCTAAAGTCGAACATCTTGAAATATTAAAAAAAGCAGGGATTAATATTGCTGTGGGGCATACAAATGCAACATATAAGGAATGTATGGAAAAGAAAGACTATTTTAACTGTGCTACACATTTATATAATGCAATGAGAGCATTGGATTCGAGAGAGCCAGGAGTTGTAGGATTTTTATTCAATAATGACACTACAAACTGCGGAATAATAGTCGATGGACTTCACATGGATTTTGCTTCTGTGGAAATTGCTAAGAAAATATTGAAAGATCGGCTTTATCTTGTGACAGACGCTGTTAGTCCTGCTGGAACTGATAATATGACAGAATTTATGTTTGAAGGGAATAGAGTTTTGTATAAGGATGGTAAATGTGTTTCGCCAGAAGGGACGTTAGGCGGATCAGCTTTAGTTATGATTGATGGAGTAAAAAATCTTGTAGAGAAAGTTCATGTTTCGCTAGAAGAAGCACTTAGAATGGCTACTTCTTATCCAGCAGAGGCTGTAGCTGTGGATGAAAAATATGGATTTATAAAGGAAGGGTATGTTGCAGATTTGACATATTTTGATGATAAGTTTAATGTGAAGGGAACCGTAAGTAAAGGAAATTTAACAAAATATGAATAA
- the nagB gene encoding glucosamine-6-phosphate deaminase yields the protein MRVIILKNADEVAKWSAYQIAKKILKFKPTKEKPFVLGLPTGSTPLATYKELINLYNEKILSFENVVTFNMDEYVGLKPENPQSYHYFMNENFFKYIDIKKENINILNGCAEDLEKECEDYENKIKAVGGIQLFLGGVGEDGHIAFNEPGSSLSSHTRDKELTYDTILANSRFFDNDIEKVPKLALTIGVGTLMDSKEVMILANGYKKARAVYHGVEGGVNHLWTISALQLHKRAVLVIDEMAASDIKVKTYRYFKEIEAKNLNLEEYKKYLIELSK from the coding sequence ATGCGTGTAATTATTCTTAAAAATGCTGATGAAGTTGCAAAATGGAGTGCATACCAAATAGCTAAAAAAATATTGAAATTTAAACCTACAAAGGAAAAGCCTTTTGTATTAGGGCTTCCTACTGGTTCTACGCCACTTGCAACTTATAAGGAATTGATAAATTTGTATAATGAAAAAATTTTATCATTTGAAAATGTTGTGACTTTTAATATGGATGAATATGTGGGATTAAAGCCAGAAAATCCCCAAAGTTATCATTATTTTATGAATGAGAACTTTTTTAAATATATTGATATAAAAAAAGAAAATATAAATATTCTGAATGGATGTGCCGAAGATTTGGAAAAAGAATGTGAAGATTATGAGAACAAAATAAAGGCAGTAGGTGGAATACAGCTATTTTTAGGTGGAGTTGGAGAGGATGGACATATAGCATTTAATGAGCCGGGATCCTCACTTTCTTCACATACACGTGATAAAGAGTTGACTTATGATACAATCTTGGCAAATTCTAGATTTTTTGACAATGACATTGAAAAAGTGCCAAAACTGGCTTTGACAATAGGTGTAGGAACACTTATGGATTCAAAGGAAGTTATGATTTTGGCAAATGGCTACAAAAAGGCTCGTGCAGTTTATCATGGAGTAGAAGGTGGAGTAAATCATCTCTGGACAATTTCGGCTTTGCAGTTGCATAAAAGGGCTGTATTAGTAATTGATGAGATGGCAGCTTCGGATATAAAAGTTAAAACATACAGATATTTTAAGGAAATTGAGGCAAAAAATTTGAATTTGGAAGAATATAAAAAATATTTAATAGAATTATCAAAATAG